A genome region from Thermococcus onnurineus NA1 includes the following:
- a CDS encoding ABC transporter substrate-binding protein, whose amino-acid sequence MRKYLAPLLIGVLLLSVISSGCIGEKNITASNTSPTSATPTPSENSEVVLTLIGPSGEKSLTLEGLKSLPQIEGKGGYKTKMGSIRGVGTYKGVSLKELLELVGGLSPDYNVRIVAADGYSVVVSYDFVLGKGIDTMDENGNPTEGSVVPIIAYEFNGEPITFELDGKVYPIQIALVGDDGCITPGNLWVKAVTRIEVIKPSYVSTGTNEEPKTGYITVTDFRGKEVKVSQPVNRIVAIYGLAAQMVYLIGEGEKIVGGTPMVVSDSFIQLIDPDAKDRVILAGDPTSANVEEIKKLNPDVVFTAAWGDERVNEQIESLGIPVIALDLETVESYLKSLEIIGKVLGKRNEVKEITKYYVNAMERITNKTSKFSEDQKPRVLLVMYSMKSKAFKAPGQEYFQNRLIEMAGGISVSKELPGGWNVINIEQVAEWNPDVIIVVGYSPVYPSTKIKEDILNDPAWGQIRAVKEGKIYAMPNDGESWDYPAPKWILGLYWTAKVLHPELFSDLDIMKEANDFYERFFGISINDVSLVGDIS is encoded by the coding sequence ATGAGAAAGTACCTAGCCCCGCTTTTAATTGGAGTTTTGTTGCTCAGCGTGATTTCAAGCGGATGTATCGGAGAAAAGAATATCACAGCCTCAAATACAAGCCCCACTTCGGCAACCCCCACCCCGTCTGAAAACAGCGAGGTTGTGCTGACACTGATTGGGCCTAGTGGAGAAAAGAGCCTGACGCTCGAAGGCCTCAAAAGCCTGCCTCAGATCGAAGGCAAAGGCGGATACAAAACAAAGATGGGCTCGATAAGAGGAGTTGGCACTTATAAGGGTGTTTCCCTAAAAGAGCTGCTCGAGCTCGTTGGTGGCCTCTCACCGGACTACAACGTTAGGATAGTTGCCGCCGATGGCTACTCCGTTGTAGTGAGCTACGATTTTGTCCTTGGAAAGGGAATTGACACCATGGACGAAAATGGAAACCCCACAGAGGGAAGCGTCGTACCCATAATAGCCTACGAGTTCAACGGAGAGCCAATAACCTTTGAGCTCGATGGGAAAGTTTACCCCATACAGATCGCTCTTGTCGGCGATGATGGATGCATAACTCCGGGCAACCTATGGGTTAAAGCAGTTACAAGGATAGAAGTAATTAAACCATCGTATGTCAGCACCGGGACTAACGAAGAACCGAAAACCGGGTATATAACTGTCACCGATTTTAGAGGGAAGGAAGTAAAAGTCTCACAGCCAGTAAACAGAATCGTTGCCATTTACGGACTCGCTGCACAAATGGTCTACCTAATAGGCGAAGGTGAAAAAATCGTTGGCGGAACTCCGATGGTTGTGAGCGACAGCTTCATTCAGCTGATTGATCCAGATGCAAAGGACAGAGTAATCTTAGCGGGTGACCCAACGAGTGCCAACGTGGAGGAAATTAAAAAGCTCAATCCAGACGTTGTTTTTACCGCGGCTTGGGGAGATGAGCGGGTCAACGAGCAGATAGAAAGTCTCGGTATCCCAGTCATAGCCCTTGATCTGGAAACCGTTGAGAGCTACCTTAAGAGCCTCGAGATAATTGGCAAGGTTCTCGGAAAGAGGAACGAAGTCAAGGAGATAACAAAATACTACGTAAACGCTATGGAGCGGATAACAAACAAAACGTCAAAGTTCAGCGAAGACCAGAAGCCAAGGGTTCTCCTGGTCATGTACAGCATGAAGAGCAAGGCCTTTAAGGCTCCAGGTCAGGAATACTTCCAGAACAGGTTAATCGAGATGGCCGGAGGAATAAGCGTTTCCAAGGAACTGCCGGGAGGGTGGAACGTAATAAACATTGAGCAGGTTGCGGAGTGGAACCCCGACGTTATAATAGTCGTAGGTTACTCTCCAGTTTACCCGAGCACGAAGATAAAGGAAGACATCCTCAATGACCCAGCATGGGGGCAGATAAGGGCCGTGAAAGAGGGTAAAATCTACGCTATGCCAAACGACGGGGAGAGCTGGGACTACCCGGCTCCAAAGTGGATTCTCGGCCTCTACTGGACGGCAAAAGTTCTGCATCCAGAACTTTTCAGCGACTTGGACATAATGAAAGAAGCCAACGACTTCTACGAGAGGTTCTTCGGGATAAGCATCAACGATGTATCGCTGGTTGGTGATATAAGTTGA
- a CDS encoding FecCD family ABC transporter permease, which translates to MKRFVFLYFIVFISSLFVGRFAFSPFNMDELAKTILVDVRLPRIVAASLVGASLSLAGLAFQNVFRNYLAGPNILGVTSGAAFGAVVAIMLFSFNPYFVQMFAFVFGIAAVFVAYKMSRLVGNGIVGLLLAGIAVSAFFSALVGMAKYLADPYDQLPTIVFWLLGSFAGIRWVDLRFFSIPMIIGIAGLILLRWAFNVLSLGEEEAKALGMNVSLYKKLVIGLAALAVSAATAVSGIISWVGLVSPHIARLLVGYDNRKLVPASAFTGAILLVICDDIARTLTPAELPLGVVTSLIGAPILVAILARRREHAKG; encoded by the coding sequence TTGAAGCGCTTCGTTTTTCTTTATTTCATTGTTTTCATTAGTTCCTTGTTCGTGGGAAGATTCGCATTCAGTCCCTTCAACATGGACGAGCTAGCCAAGACCATACTAGTTGACGTGAGGCTGCCAAGGATCGTGGCGGCTTCCCTCGTCGGCGCTTCGCTCTCCTTGGCTGGACTGGCCTTCCAGAACGTCTTCAGGAACTATCTCGCCGGCCCGAACATTCTGGGCGTGACCAGCGGTGCAGCCTTCGGTGCCGTCGTCGCGATAATGCTCTTCTCATTCAATCCATATTTCGTCCAGATGTTCGCCTTCGTTTTTGGCATTGCCGCCGTCTTCGTTGCCTACAAAATGAGCAGACTTGTTGGAAACGGCATAGTTGGGCTTCTACTGGCGGGAATAGCCGTTTCAGCTTTCTTCTCAGCACTCGTCGGCATGGCAAAGTATCTGGCGGATCCATACGACCAGCTCCCCACCATAGTGTTCTGGCTCCTCGGGAGCTTCGCTGGAATCAGATGGGTTGACTTGAGGTTCTTCTCCATCCCAATGATTATCGGGATAGCCGGTCTTATCCTCCTCCGCTGGGCGTTTAATGTACTCTCTCTGGGGGAAGAGGAAGCAAAAGCCCTCGGAATGAACGTCTCCCTATATAAAAAGCTCGTGATTGGACTGGCAGCGCTGGCAGTTTCGGCTGCAACAGCCGTGAGTGGGATAATCAGCTGGGTCGGTCTCGTCTCACCCCATATAGCCAGGCTCTTAGTCGGCTACGACAACAGGAAGCTTGTTCCAGCGTCGGCATTTACAGGTGCGATACTGCTCGTGATCTGCGACGACATAGCAAGAACACTGACTCCAGCAGAGCTTCCCTTGGGCGTTGTGACTTCACTGATTGGAGCACCGATTCTGGTGGCAATACTCGCCAGGAGGAGAGAGCATGCTAAGGGTTGA
- a CDS encoding ABC transporter ATP-binding protein, with protein sequence MLRVENLEFSYRNGKVLKGVTLELEKGVGCLLGPNGAGKSTLLKCIAGILRPQSGKIELDGTDLVGLSFRERARLVSYAPQEFSINFPYTVFEVVLMGRSPHANLLTGPGDEDEEKTMKALRALGIEELKDRPFTSLSGGQKRLVLIARALAQGGRLIIFDEPTSFLDFKNQLLVLSVIEKIAKKLGKLVLLSLHDPNLALLFCDEVFLMKEGKVLMHGKAEDVINEDTMSILYNLRVRLVNVDGQPIVVPEKEKHGKI encoded by the coding sequence ATGCTAAGGGTTGAGAACCTGGAATTCTCCTACCGCAACGGCAAGGTACTCAAAGGGGTCACACTTGAACTCGAAAAAGGCGTTGGATGTCTCCTCGGGCCCAATGGGGCAGGAAAATCAACGCTCCTGAAGTGCATCGCGGGGATTTTAAGGCCGCAGTCCGGAAAGATAGAGCTCGATGGAACCGACTTAGTCGGCCTGAGCTTCAGAGAGCGGGCAAGGCTCGTTTCATACGCTCCCCAAGAGTTCTCAATAAACTTCCCCTACACGGTTTTTGAGGTCGTACTCATGGGACGCAGCCCCCACGCGAACCTGCTCACTGGGCCGGGGGACGAAGATGAGGAGAAGACCATGAAGGCCCTCAGAGCTCTTGGAATCGAAGAGCTGAAGGACAGACCGTTTACCTCGCTGAGCGGAGGTCAGAAGAGGCTGGTGCTCATAGCCAGGGCCCTCGCACAGGGAGGAAGGCTAATCATATTTGACGAGCCAACGTCGTTCCTTGACTTCAAAAATCAGCTCCTCGTTCTTTCGGTCATTGAAAAAATCGCCAAAAAGCTTGGAAAGCTGGTTCTCCTATCACTCCACGATCCGAACCTGGCTCTTCTGTTCTGCGATGAGGTATTCCTGATGAAGGAGGGCAAGGTTCTGATGCACGGCAAAGCCGAAGATGTCATCAACGAGGATACGATGAGCATCCTCTACAACCTACGGGTCAGGCTTGTAAATGTTGACGGACAGCCAATCGTCGTTCCAGAGAAAGAAAAGCACGGCAAGATTTAA